Sequence from the Sulfuricurvum sp. IAE1 genome:
CCATCCGTTCACTGAGGCTGAGCGTCCGCATCGATGCTTCGAACAGCGCGTCGTGTACGGGGTATTCCCCATACCCGCTTCCCAGCTCATGGAGCAGGTTTTCGATCATTTCGAAATGGCGCACTTCATCCTCGGCCACTTCGAGCCAGTCGCGTTCGAATTCTTCCCCCTCCTCCCGAAACCGGTACACCGCATCCAGCGCAAGATCGATCGCACTGTATTCGATATGGGCAATCGCGTGCAGCAGCAGCGTCTGCCCATGAGCTGTTTTGAGGTTGTTACGGCGGGGGACCTCTTTGGGATCGGCAATCGTGCAGAATCCCGCATACGAAGGGCGGTCGAAAACCCTGCACTCCGCGGACGCGTCGCGTTCGACTTTCCCATCCCGATAGGCCGCATAAAAGGTTTTGAACGCCGCAATCTTTTCGGCCGGTGCGGCAATGCCCAGCAATGTTTCCAACGTACCGTAAATTTCCATGGGACCAATTATGCTAGAATTTGACTAAAAAAGAGCACTGTATGGAAATTCTAAAACGTCCGATGGGCGATTATCAAACCAATTGTTATATTGTCAGAATCGACGGCAAAGAGATCATCATCGATCCGGGGATGGGGGCCACCGAATGGGTGATGGCAAATGTTACGAACCCCGTCGCCATCCTCAATACCCACGGCCACTTCGACCATGTCTGGAGCAACAGCGAACTCCGGCAAAAGCTTGGAATCCCGCTCTATACCCCCAAAGGCGACGTCATGCTTCTCTCGGGCAGTACGTGGATGCCGGATCTTCCCCCCTCGGTTCCCGACGTCGAAGTCGACGGCGACCAGACTTTCGATATTTCGGGTATCCGGGTGACGTTTCACCATTTCCCGGGACACTGTCCGGGATGTTCAATGATCGAGATCGGCAACGTCATTTTCAGCGGGGATTTTCTGTTCGAAGGTTCAATCGGACGATGGGACTTCCCCTATTCCGACCCTGAAGCGATGCGCGAAAGCCTCCGAAAATTTGCGCTCTGGAGCGACGACAAACCGCTCTATCCGGGTCATGGGAGAGCGACCAGCGTCCGCGCGGAGCAGCGTAATATCGATTACTGGCTGAGAGTAGTCTAGAATTATTCGACGTTTTTCATCAGATCGAGGCGCAAGACATGGCGCTCGGTGATGACCGTTTTGAACTCCCCCTCGAAAACTTTGATCTCATGAACGAATCCCTTGACGGTGACGTTGCGCTTACGCCCCTCTTTTTGATGTTCGGTCGCTTCGAACGTTACGACGTCGCCCGATCGGACGGGGGCGAGGAAAAGACAGTTGCACGACGCCAAAACGACGTTGGGCTCGTTTACGGCAGCCATCGCCGCAAAATCGGCGGCGCTGAAAATAAAGCCGCCGTGTACCAATCCGAGTTCGTCGGCCCGCATAACGTCGCTGGTCTCGAGCGCCACCTGCGCGTAACCGCTTTCTAGACGTACAATGTAACCGCTGAATGAGGTATTGATCCGTTCATGCGTGTTCAACGCGGCCTGGGGGTTTGTAACCGACTGGACCAGTTCCGCCGGTGTTTCTGCTGCTTCTTTCGCCAAAATTATCCTTTTTTAATCCGTACGTATCCCCGTTTGGGCGCGGGATACCCTTCGACTGTTTTGCTATTATCGGCCGGATCAAGAAAATCTTCAAGACTCTGCGACTCGATCCAGTCGGTTTTGCGCTGCTCGTCCGGGGTTGTTACCACCGTTCCCAATACCTCGAATTCTTTAAATCCGGCGCGGATGCACCAGTTTTCCAGCGCTTTGAGGGTAGGGACGAAATAGACGTTGGAGATTTTAGAATAACTCTCCGACGGGCACAGGGCCACCGGATCGTCCCCGTCGATGATAAAAGTGTCCAGGTAGACTTCTCCCCCCTCCGCAAGCCCCTGGCGCAACGCCTTGAGCATCGCGACAGGATCGCTGCGGTGATAGAGCACGCCCAGGCAGAATATGACATCGAATTTCTCTTCGTAGTACGGCAGATGCTCGACCCCGAGCAATTCGTAGACGATCTTTGTCTGTGCAAACCGGTTGATCAGGTCAAACTGCGTCTTGAAAAGTGCGGAGGGATCGAACCCGACCATTTTCGCCGGGGCGTCTTCGAGAAAACGGAACATGTAATAACCGTTGTTGCAGCCGATATCGGCCACTTTTTTGCCGTGAAGATCGAAATGCGGGCGAAGAAAATTGTATTTCATGTCCGAACGCCATTCGGTGTCGATCAGGAGTCCGAACAGATCAAACGGCCCCTTGCGCCAGGGCATCATCATCCGCGCGACTTTTTCGAGCTCCGCGGTGTCGATCTCTCCGCCGTTGCGAAGGGTCACGGTGTTTTCGGGCGAGATTTCGGCCCTGAAATCGGGAAGCGCGTTGAGTGCTTCGCGCAAAGGGGCGATATTTTTCCACTCCATCCATTTCATCCGCTCCGCACGTATCGCGTTTAAATCCATTCTCTCTCCTCTCCCGACCTGTGAGCTTTTTCATCTCCAAAGCCCCGAAATTTTAGCCATATTAGGCTAAAATGACCCTATGCGTATCGAAAAAAAAGCTACCCTCGTTTCTACCACCGTCGCCTTTTTGCTGGTCACGTTCAAACTGACCGTCGGCATTATCAGCGGCTCGGTCGCCGTTTTGGCCTCTGCGATCGACTCTCTGCTCGATATGGTCGTTTCGACGTTCAACTATTATGCCCTCCATAACGCCGAAAAACAGCCGGATGAATATTTCAATTTCGGACGTCGCAAACTCGAACCCCTGGCCGCAGTCGTGGAAGGGACCGTCATCAGCCTCTCGGCCCTGTTCATCCTCTACGAAGCGATCTCCAAGCTCGTTCAGGGAAGCCCCATCGAGCATCTGGACCTCTCGATCGGGGTCATGGTCGTCTCCATCGTCGTCACGGCCGCGTTGGTGATCTTTTTGCACTTCGTTGCCAAAAAAACGGGCAACATGGTGATCGAGGCCGATGCCCTCCATTACAAGACCGACCTCTTCAGCAACGCGGCGGTTCTGATCTCTCTGGCCCTCATACACTTTACCGATTACACCTTTATTGATCCCCTGCTCGGTATCGGAATCGCCGTTTACATGATCTATTCGGCGTTCCCTCTCATCCGGGAAGGGATATTGATGCTGCTGGATGCGGCGCTCGACGCCGACAGTGTCGAAAAGATCCATACCCTTTTAAGAAATCAGCACGACATCAGCGGCTACCATGATCTGCGCACCCGCCGTTCGGGATCGGAAATCTACATGAGCGTCCATATCGTATTCAGTATCAGCACGTCGCTCTACGATGCCCATAAGGTAGGAGACCGTGTCGAACTCGCACTCAAGAAACTTTTCCCCGACGCCAACGTACATGCACTGATCCATCTTGATCCCTACGACGATTCTGAAGGGGAATATATAGACTGAGGCTCTGAGGAAAGTGTTATTTTCCATAATATAGAATGATGAAAATAATAACAAAAGGAAATGCAAAATGAAATTTTTTCCCTTCGCTATCGCGCTTGCCGCTTCTTCGTTTCTCTGTGCCGCCGGTTTAAACGACGATCAACGGATCGCAAAAGGTGCCGCGGCCTCTTCGGCTCTACTCCAGAAACTGGG
This genomic interval carries:
- a CDS encoding ferritin-like domain-containing protein gives rise to the protein MEIYGTLETLLGIAAPAEKIAAFKTFYAAYRDGKVERDASAECRVFDRPSYAGFCTIADPKEVPRRNNLKTAHGQTLLLHAIAHIEYSAIDLALDAVYRFREEGEEFERDWLEVAEDEVRHFEMIENLLHELGSGYGEYPVHDALFEASMRTLSLSERMAVVPRYLEANGLDATPQILRKLEPYKKEPMIAKIIAALHVILDEEVDHVRKGDKWFAHSCRKARIPASSYFVIIERHYPGSFPRKIEINCEARRRAGFEEKELEKISSKRC
- a CDS encoding MBL fold metallo-hydrolase, yielding MEILKRPMGDYQTNCYIVRIDGKEIIIDPGMGATEWVMANVTNPVAILNTHGHFDHVWSNSELRQKLGIPLYTPKGDVMLLSGSTWMPDLPPSVPDVEVDGDQTFDISGIRVTFHHFPGHCPGCSMIEIGNVIFSGDFLFEGSIGRWDFPYSDPEAMRESLRKFALWSDDKPLYPGHGRATSVRAEQRNIDYWLRVV
- a CDS encoding hotdog domain-containing protein; this translates as MAKEAAETPAELVQSVTNPQAALNTHERINTSFSGYIVRLESGYAQVALETSDVMRADELGLVHGGFIFSAADFAAMAAVNEPNVVLASCNCLFLAPVRSGDVVTFEATEHQKEGRKRNVTVKGFVHEIKVFEGEFKTVITERHVLRLDLMKNVE
- the cmoB gene encoding tRNA 5-methoxyuridine(34)/uridine 5-oxyacetic acid(34) synthase CmoB, with protein sequence MDLNAIRAERMKWMEWKNIAPLREALNALPDFRAEISPENTVTLRNGGEIDTAELEKVARMMMPWRKGPFDLFGLLIDTEWRSDMKYNFLRPHFDLHGKKVADIGCNNGYYMFRFLEDAPAKMVGFDPSALFKTQFDLINRFAQTKIVYELLGVEHLPYYEEKFDVIFCLGVLYHRSDPVAMLKALRQGLAEGGEVYLDTFIIDGDDPVALCPSESYSKISNVYFVPTLKALENWCIRAGFKEFEVLGTVVTTPDEQRKTDWIESQSLEDFLDPADNSKTVEGYPAPKRGYVRIKKG
- a CDS encoding cation diffusion facilitator family transporter, translated to MRIEKKATLVSTTVAFLLVTFKLTVGIISGSVAVLASAIDSLLDMVVSTFNYYALHNAEKQPDEYFNFGRRKLEPLAAVVEGTVISLSALFILYEAISKLVQGSPIEHLDLSIGVMVVSIVVTAALVIFLHFVAKKTGNMVIEADALHYKTDLFSNAAVLISLALIHFTDYTFIDPLLGIGIAVYMIYSAFPLIREGILMLLDAALDADSVEKIHTLLRNQHDISGYHDLRTRRSGSEIYMSVHIVFSISTSLYDAHKVGDRVELALKKLFPDANVHALIHLDPYDDSEGEYID